The Schistocerca piceifrons isolate TAMUIC-IGC-003096 unplaced genomic scaffold, iqSchPice1.1 HiC_scaffold_1813, whole genome shotgun sequence genome window below encodes:
- the LOC124740732 gene encoding epoxide hydrolase 4-like, with protein sequence MANIMSEKEGCVVSISHWDTLRIHAISCVIGSWVVFRRLVRSLWSPLNLNLQDREKPPQCLVDSSLGQHSYIKVKGAKLHYVEAGSRSKPMLLLLHGFPDCWLTWRYQIPALVKHFRVVALDLKGFGDSDKPAWRRSYRVDTLLAELKELITALGTSSCTVVAHDLGALLCWYLAHQYPDIVEKFVCISCPHPNVYWSTVPRESVFNSSWISFSQLPYLPETEALRNGLSIINQRYPHLQKKSDADDYLVANKYAFSRKEDWTGAINYFRNLPFQRISPVCEPVKAPCMFITGNRDPCLTLESIVTSTEFTEKFLVKIVNETGHYPHQEKPEVVNKMIISFLNVNESPEKVDKPVQKGLMDRMFGAVASTVKYGNQMFDVVQKTSNIVPGLQRKSSVLGQSAS encoded by the coding sequence ATGGCAAACATAATGAGTGAAAAAGAAGGTTGTGTTGTGAGCATATCGCATTGGGATACATTGCGAATACACGCAATATCGTGTGTTATTGGCAGCTGGGTTGTTTTCCGAAGACTCGTCAGATCATTATGGAGCCCATTAAATCTAAATCTACAGGATAGAGAGAAACCTCCTCAATGCCTGGTTGACTCTTCACTGGGGCAACATTCGTATATAAAAGTCAAAGGTGCCAAGCTACATTATGTAGAAGCTGGTTCACGAAGTAAGCCGATGCTTTTGCTCTTGCATGGTTTTCCTGATTGCTGGTTAACATGGCGATACCAGATTCCAGCACTCGTAAAGCATTTCAGGGTTGTTGCTCTGGATCTTAAGGGATTTGGTGACTCAGATAAGCCAGCCTGGAGGAGGAGCTACCGTGTTGACAcattactggcagaactgaaggaaCTGATAACAGCTCTTGGAACCTCAAGCTGTACAGTTGTTGCTCATGACCTTGGCGCATTATTATGTTGGTACCTTGCACACCAATACCCTGATATTGTTGAAAAATTTGTGTGCATATCGTGTCCTCACCCAAATGTTTACTGGAGTACAGTTCCAAGAGAGAGTGTTTTCAACTCGAGCTGGATCAGTTTCAGTCAACTCCCTTACTTACCAGAAACAGAAGCCTTAAGAAATGGTCTGAGCATAATCAATCAGCGATACCCTCATCTTCAAAAAAAGAGTGATGCGGATGATTATCTTGTAGCAAACAAATATGCTTTTTCTAGGAAAGAGGATTGGACTGGAGCCATCAACTATTTCAGAAACCTACCTTTTCAAAGAATAAGTCCTGTTTGTGAACCAGTGAAGGCACCGTGCATGTTCATTACTGGCAATCGGGATCCATGTCTCACTCTGGAAAGTATTGTCACATCAACAGAGTTCACAGAAAAATtccttgtaaaaattgtaaatgaaacTGGACACTATCCTCATCAAGAGAAGCCTGAAGTGGTCAACAAAATGataatttcatttcttaatgttaaTGAATCTCCAGAGAAAGTGGATAAACCTGTTCAAAAAGGTCTGATGGACCGCATGTTTGGAGCAGTCGCATCTACTGTGAAATATGGAAATCAAATGTTTGATGTTGTTCAGAAGACTAGTAATATAGTACCAGGATTGCAGCGAAAATCTTCAGTACTGGGACAGAGTGCTAGCTGA